A region of Staphylococcus sp. IVB6181 DNA encodes the following proteins:
- a CDS encoding CDP-glycerol glycerophosphotransferase family protein, producing MMNLPGVRKVSSKSIVRKGMKKIYNVQKNGMIERNLDKIKPKSDRVFIESFHGSNFSGDPKYIALAIQNQFNNKKIFVSSRNALVDIEIRNHGFIPVRFGSLNYMKTFRSCKYVFMNGNSWDRVDKDKRQVFVQTWHGFPLKKMVNNLNDEQERKAQFRAFKPRMKKWDYLLTSSKTNKMLLESAFDLEKNKKLKVLQLGAPRNEYLIKNNNEAERTRIRKKYLQVDAKDKKFVLYCPTWRKDKRSSITGVDLKALLDHLPSDYEIIVKLHPNDSNLRTKYNQLDPRIHCFFNEFVDIQELYLISDVMITDYSSTIFDYAHLNLPILLLQEDSQKYQDEIGFYFDIHEVGDFLTASQNEALLAKQITHISRIDYSNLINRLMNEDDWNTSFNILQTIFKDDSKRKYNINHES from the coding sequence ATGATGAACCTTCCAGGTGTCAGAAAAGTATCTTCAAAATCCATTGTCAGAAAAGGAATGAAGAAAATCTACAACGTTCAAAAGAACGGTATGATAGAGCGCAACTTAGATAAAATCAAACCTAAGTCAGACAGAGTTTTCATTGAGTCATTCCACGGCAGTAATTTTAGCGGTGATCCAAAATACATTGCTCTTGCAATTCAAAATCAATTTAATAATAAGAAGATATTTGTCAGCTCTAGAAATGCCTTAGTAGATATTGAAATCAGAAATCACGGCTTTATACCTGTGCGTTTCGGTTCGTTGAACTACATGAAAACATTCAGATCCTGCAAATATGTCTTTATGAACGGCAATTCTTGGGATAGAGTCGACAAGGATAAAAGACAGGTCTTTGTTCAAACATGGCACGGCTTCCCATTGAAGAAAATGGTGAATAACCTCAATGATGAACAAGAAAGAAAAGCGCAGTTTCGTGCTTTCAAACCAAGAATGAAGAAATGGGATTATTTATTAACTTCTTCTAAGACGAATAAGATGCTGCTGGAGTCGGCGTTTGATTTGGAGAAGAATAAAAAGTTAAAAGTCCTTCAGTTAGGGGCACCGCGGAATGAATATTTAATAAAAAATAATAATGAAGCGGAACGTACAAGAATCAGAAAGAAATACCTGCAAGTCGATGCGAAGGATAAGAAATTCGTACTTTATTGTCCAACTTGGAGAAAAGATAAGCGCAGCAGTATAACAGGTGTAGACTTGAAAGCTTTATTAGATCATTTGCCTAGTGATTATGAAATCATCGTTAAACTCCATCCTAATGATTCTAACTTGCGTACTAAATACAATCAGCTAGATCCTCGTATTCATTGCTTTTTCAATGAGTTCGTAGATATTCAAGAACTGTATTTAATCAGCGATGTCATGATAACTGATTACTCATCAACTATCTTTGATTATGCACATTTAAACTTGCCTATTTTACTATTACAAGAAGATAGTCAAAAATATCAAGATGAAATCGGCTTTTACTTTGATATCCATGAAGTTGGTGATTTCTTAACTGCCTCTCAAAACGAAGCATTACTTGCTAAACAAATCACACATATCAGTCGAATAGACTATTCAAATTTAATCAATCGTTTAATGAATGAAGACGATTGGAACACTTCATTCAACATACTTCAAACAATTTTCAAAGATGACTCTAAACGAAAATACAATATCAACCACGAATCTTAA
- a CDS encoding AAA family ATPase has product MSIKNIEINNNYLPYDQINLNFEKGNGDIIRDFLVFGRNGSGKSTIAKALSEYKNNQDGELFNESLQIKVDYFENENPEPRFFIYDNEFIENKIKFSENENLEAIVMFGDQEDLTNLLTNNEQTLERVARLKNKYQNFVNEFDRKREMNKVLKILRGEDSWSERANRIEAKYKQNKRVSEDILRKILQYENDNSIEILFNKLNEYQQIIDSFADVDRINEVERYNNFESVLRDEINEVLSDKSSISFSKNLDENMEEIFEKFGNKYLEELDDYLQENPKICKTCFRPLDEDYVLVLREKIKQVFEDDIIEQKIQNINTVMEKLPRKFQRFEIPNIETSKINNLLDKLEKEICNIESILNLKINNLTNEYSFDDSKYNEIIEEINVEIEVVNNEIRNFNKQIDELSDHKTNYNKTNNMIAYLEVKDEYREYLEKVSRNEFNEYMLNKTEKIYERREEQKNIIETKLNKTEIALNNINNELALIFFDKQRLVLEPRTGYYTLLVRGKNVPLSKLSTGEKNVLSLVYFFSIINKDKRVSEFFKEHIFLVLDDPISSFDFENKIGIYNYIRRQFNKIYEGNIKSQILITTHDMEVYFNLEKVFSDIVLRNGEKLASKVNKYVLSEKGLDSDKNNKLSNMYKNQLNLIYDFANGNANEAETNIGNSMRRVCEAFSTFKYRCGIDELRTERIIIESIKPEKLSLFFENYLFRLILNNESHESDNIKGITDRNIFDYLNLNEKVKTAKLIILFLYKLDEVHVLRQLSIKSEKHAEIKEKMNEWDNELLELL; this is encoded by the coding sequence ATGAGCATAAAAAACATTGAAATTAATAATAACTACTTACCTTACGACCAAATAAATTTAAACTTTGAAAAAGGAAATGGTGATATAATTAGGGATTTTCTTGTATTTGGAAGGAATGGTAGCGGAAAGTCCACTATAGCAAAAGCTTTAAGTGAATACAAAAATAACCAAGATGGAGAGTTATTTAATGAATCATTACAAATAAAAGTTGATTATTTTGAAAATGAAAACCCAGAACCAAGATTTTTTATATATGATAACGAATTTATAGAAAATAAAATTAAATTCAGTGAAAATGAAAACTTAGAAGCCATTGTGATGTTTGGTGATCAAGAAGACTTAACAAATTTACTAACGAACAACGAACAAACCCTTGAAAGAGTTGCAAGGTTAAAAAATAAATATCAAAATTTTGTTAATGAATTCGATAGAAAAAGAGAGATGAATAAAGTGTTAAAGATATTGAGAGGAGAGGACAGTTGGTCTGAGAGAGCAAATAGAATAGAAGCTAAATATAAACAAAATAAACGGGTAAGTGAAGATATCTTACGAAAAATTTTACAATACGAAAATGATAATAGTATAGAAATATTATTTAATAAACTTAATGAATATCAACAGATAATAGACTCTTTTGCAGATGTAGATAGAATTAATGAAGTAGAAAGATATAATAATTTTGAATCAGTCTTAAGAGACGAAATTAATGAGGTACTATCAGATAAATCATCAATCAGTTTTTCAAAAAACTTAGATGAAAATATGGAAGAAATATTTGAAAAATTCGGGAATAAATACCTAGAAGAATTAGATGACTATTTACAAGAAAATCCCAAAATATGCAAAACATGTTTTAGACCGTTAGATGAAGATTATGTGCTGGTTTTAAGAGAAAAGATAAAGCAAGTTTTTGAAGATGATATTATTGAGCAGAAAATCCAAAATATTAATACCGTGATGGAAAAACTCCCGAGAAAGTTTCAAAGATTTGAAATACCCAATATAGAAACTAGTAAAATTAATAATTTATTAGATAAGCTTGAAAAAGAAATTTGTAATATTGAATCTATTTTAAACTTAAAAATAAATAACCTTACTAACGAATACTCTTTCGATGACAGTAAATATAATGAAATTATTGAAGAGATAAATGTGGAAATTGAAGTTGTCAATAATGAAATAAGAAACTTTAATAAGCAAATAGATGAGTTAAGCGATCATAAAACAAATTATAATAAAACTAACAATATGATAGCTTATTTAGAAGTGAAAGATGAATATAGAGAATATCTAGAAAAAGTTTCTAGAAATGAATTTAATGAATATATGTTAAATAAAACCGAAAAAATTTATGAAAGAAGGGAAGAGCAAAAGAATATTATTGAGACAAAGTTAAATAAAACAGAAATAGCTTTGAACAATATTAATAATGAATTGGCCCTTATATTTTTCGATAAACAGCGTTTAGTTCTTGAACCAAGAACAGGATATTACACTCTTTTAGTGAGAGGGAAAAATGTCCCATTATCTAAGCTTTCTACTGGTGAAAAAAATGTATTATCATTGGTTTACTTTTTTTCAATAATAAATAAAGATAAACGAGTTAGCGAGTTCTTTAAAGAACATATTTTTTTAGTGTTAGATGATCCAATTTCAAGTTTTGACTTTGAAAATAAAATTGGTATATATAATTATATTAGAAGGCAATTCAACAAAATTTATGAAGGTAATATAAAATCTCAAATTTTAATTACTACACATGATATGGAAGTCTATTTCAACTTAGAAAAAGTTTTCTCAGATATAGTATTAAGAAACGGGGAAAAGTTAGCTTCTAAAGTTAATAAGTATGTATTATCAGAAAAAGGTTTGGATTCAGATAAAAACAATAAACTGAGTAATATGTATAAAAATCAACTAAATTTAATTTACGATTTTGCTAATGGGAATGCAAATGAAGCAGAAACTAATATTGGTAACTCAATGAGAAGGGTTTGCGAAGCATTTAGTACGTTTAAATATCGCTGTGGAATTGATGAGTTGAGGACAGAAAGAATCATAATAGAAAGTATAAAGCCAGAAAAACTAAGCTTATTTTTTGAAAATTACCTTTTCAGACTAATACTTAACAATGAAAGTCATGAAAGCGATAATATTAAAGGTATAACTGATAGAAACATATTTGATTATTTGAACTTAAATGAAAAAGTAAAGACAGCAAAGTTAATCATTTTATTTTTATATAAACTTGATGAAGTTCATGTATTAAGACAATTATCAATTAAAAGCGAAAAACATGCAGAAATTAAGGAAAAAATGAATGAATGGGACAATGAACTTTTAGAATTATTGTAA
- a CDS encoding MBL fold metallo-hydrolase, which yields MNRLIRMSVLASGSTGNATYVESDKGSLLVDAGLTGKKMEELFSKIDKNIADLNGILVTHEHVDHIKGLGVLARKYQLPIYANEKTWQAIEKKDSKIPMDQKFIFNPYETHSLAGFDIESFNVSHDAIDPQFYIFHNDYKKFTMITDTGYVSDRMKGMIRGSDAFMFESNHDVDMLRMCRYPWKTKQRILGDMGHVSNEDAAMAMCDVITGNTKRIYLSHLSQDNNMKDLARMSVGQVLNHHDIDTNKEVLLCDTDKAEPTPIYTI from the coding sequence GTGAATCGCTTGATACGTATGAGCGTACTAGCGAGTGGCAGTACAGGCAATGCCACTTATGTAGAAAGTGATAAAGGTAGCCTGCTCGTTGATGCTGGATTAACCGGCAAAAAAATGGAAGAACTCTTCAGTAAAATCGATAAAAATATAGCGGATTTAAATGGTATTTTAGTAACACATGAACATGTTGATCATATTAAAGGATTAGGCGTGCTTGCACGTAAATATCAATTGCCTATCTATGCGAATGAAAAGACATGGCAAGCCATTGAAAAGAAAGACAGCAAGATTCCAATGGACCAAAAATTCATCTTCAACCCCTATGAAACACATTCTTTAGCTGGGTTTGATATTGAATCATTCAATGTTTCGCATGATGCGATAGATCCGCAATTCTACATTTTCCATAATGATTATAAGAAATTTACAATGATTACGGATACAGGATATGTTTCAGATCGAATGAAAGGCATGATCAGAGGCAGTGATGCTTTCATGTTCGAAAGCAACCATGATGTCGACATGCTGCGTATGTGCCGTTATCCATGGAAAACAAAACAACGTATCTTAGGTGATATGGGACACGTTTCTAACGAAGATGCGGCTATGGCAATGTGTGATGTCATTACAGGCAATACAAAACGTATTTACTTATCCCATCTATCACAAGATAATAATATGAAAGACTTAGCACGTATGAGTGTAGGACAAGTCTTAAACCATCATGATATTGATACAAATAAAGAAGTTTTATTATGTGATACGGATAAGGCAGAACCCACACCGATTTACACAATATAG
- the rlmH gene encoding 23S rRNA (pseudouridine(1915)-N(3))-methyltransferase RlmH — protein MKITILAVGKLKEKYWKQAIAEYQKRLGAYTKIEIVEVPDEKAPENMSDKEIEQVKQKEGQRLLAKIKPQSTVITLEIKGNMLTSEGLAKNIQQRMIQGQSDFTYIIGGSNGLHQDVLDRSNYALSFSKMTFPHQMMRVILLEQVYRSFKIMRGEAYHK, from the coding sequence ATGAAGATTACAATACTTGCCGTAGGCAAATTAAAAGAAAAATACTGGAAACAAGCCATTGCAGAATATCAAAAACGCTTAGGAGCTTACACAAAAATTGAGATTGTGGAAGTACCTGATGAAAAAGCACCGGAAAATATGAGCGACAAAGAGATAGAACAAGTAAAACAAAAAGAAGGACAACGGCTGCTAGCTAAAATCAAACCGCAATCCACAGTTATTACCTTAGAAATCAAAGGCAACATGTTAACATCTGAAGGATTAGCTAAAAATATCCAGCAGCGCATGATACAAGGTCAAAGCGACTTTACTTACATCATTGGAGGATCTAACGGCTTACATCAAGACGTCTTAGACAGAAGCAACTATGCCCTCTCCTTCAGCAAAATGACATTTCCGCACCAAATGATGCGTGTCATTCTGCTAGAACAGGTGTATAGATCGTTTAAGATTATGCGTGGCGAAGCGTATCATAAGTGA
- a CDS encoding two-component system regulatory protein YycI, giving the protein MNWKYAKTLFIFVFIIINIMLAIMYVNKINKSHINEADDNNEVDFRQEEISIPKELPDVRGLQVQLVTGRSKDFTNYAKSKEDIKATDDGKVAEGTIDPAISVSNDQVTSLKMFMKKNIYKGEDYQLFSTDNDEEVFEQTFKGLPIMNNDKAMVKFKVDDEDKVSSYRQTAMNELSASKGENNDEEKVISARNAIEALYFNRYLKRNDAVTNIRLGYYSVVRETNVQVFQANWEIKVNHADSNETKTYYVEATSKNPKIIVR; this is encoded by the coding sequence ATGAACTGGAAATACGCAAAGACACTCTTTATATTCGTGTTTATCATCATCAACATCATGCTTGCTATTATGTATGTGAATAAAATCAATAAATCACATATCAATGAAGCGGATGATAATAATGAAGTGGATTTCAGACAAGAAGAAATCAGTATTCCTAAAGAGCTGCCGGATGTCAGAGGGCTGCAAGTGCAGTTGGTGACAGGACGCTCAAAAGATTTTACGAACTATGCTAAGTCTAAAGAAGATATTAAAGCAACTGATGACGGGAAAGTGGCAGAAGGTACAATCGACCCAGCCATCAGCGTGAGTAATGATCAAGTCACAAGTCTGAAAATGTTCATGAAAAAGAACATTTATAAAGGTGAAGATTATCAATTATTCAGTACAGATAATGATGAAGAAGTCTTTGAACAAACCTTTAAAGGCTTGCCGATTATGAATAATGATAAAGCTATGGTGAAATTCAAAGTAGATGATGAGGACAAGGTAAGCAGTTATCGTCAAACAGCTATGAATGAACTTAGTGCATCTAAAGGTGAAAATAATGATGAAGAAAAAGTAATCAGTGCACGCAATGCCATTGAAGCGTTGTACTTCAATCGTTATTTAAAGCGTAATGATGCTGTGACTAATATTCGACTCGGTTACTACTCTGTCGTACGTGAAACTAACGTTCAAGTCTTCCAGGCAAACTGGGAAATCAAAGTGAATCACGCAGACAGCAATGAAACTAAAACTTATTATGTCGAAGCAACGTCTAAAAACCCTAAAATTATCGTAAGATAG
- the walK gene encoding cell wall metabolism sensor histidine kinase WalK translates to MKWLKQFQSLHTKLVIVYVLLIIIGMQIIGLYFTNNLERELTQTFKNNIAQYAKQIEINVEKVNEEDRSVNAQKEIQNLLNEYANRQEIEQINYIDKNQIIVATTKQSSNSIVNQKANDTYVQKALSLGQANDHTILKDYGKGKQRVWIYNLPVKSSKGVIGDIYIEADIDNVYDQLNNFNQIFIVGTAISLFITGLLGFFIARTITKPITDMRNQTVEMSKGNYTQRVKIYGNDEIGELALAFNNLSKRVQEAQANTESEKRRLDSVITHMSDGVIATDRRGRVRIVNDMALKMLGMAKEDVMGYNMLSVLNLEDEFALDEMQENNNSFLLDINEAEGIIARVSFSTIVQDTGFVSGYIAVLHDVTEQQQVEQERREFVANVSHELRTPLTSMNSYLEALEEGAWQDPEIAPQFLSVTREETVRMIRLVNDLLNLSRMDNDSEQITKEIVDFNMFINKIINRHEMAAKDVTFVRDIPEETIFTEIDPDKMTQVFDNVITNAMKYSRGNKRVEFHVKPNPLYNRMTIRIKDNGIGIPINKVDKIFDRFFRVDKARTRKMGGTGLGLAISKEIVEAHNGRIWANSVEGQGTSIFITLPCEVIEDGDWDEA, encoded by the coding sequence ATGAAATGGCTTAAACAATTTCAATCCCTTCACACGAAACTCGTGATTGTTTATGTCTTATTAATTATTATCGGTATGCAGATTATTGGTTTATATTTCACTAATAACCTAGAACGAGAATTAACGCAGACATTTAAAAACAATATTGCGCAGTATGCAAAACAAATCGAGATCAACGTGGAAAAGGTAAATGAAGAAGACCGTTCAGTCAACGCGCAAAAAGAGATTCAAAATCTGCTTAATGAATATGCGAACCGCCAAGAAATCGAACAGATCAACTATATTGATAAGAATCAAATCATTGTCGCAACGACGAAACAATCTTCTAATAGTATTGTGAATCAAAAGGCAAATGATACTTATGTTCAAAAGGCGCTTTCATTAGGACAAGCCAATGACCACACTATACTAAAAGACTACGGCAAGGGTAAACAGCGTGTATGGATTTACAACTTGCCTGTAAAGTCTTCTAAAGGGGTTATCGGCGATATTTATATCGAAGCTGATATCGATAATGTGTATGATCAGCTGAACAACTTTAACCAAATCTTTATCGTAGGTACTGCAATTTCCCTCTTCATCACTGGTTTGCTTGGGTTCTTTATTGCCCGTACGATTACAAAACCGATTACGGATATGCGTAACCAAACTGTAGAGATGTCAAAAGGGAATTATACACAGCGCGTGAAGATTTATGGGAACGATGAAATCGGCGAACTTGCATTGGCCTTCAATAACTTGTCGAAGCGGGTACAAGAAGCACAAGCGAATACAGAAAGCGAGAAACGTCGTTTAGACTCTGTTATCACGCACATGAGTGATGGGGTTATTGCGACGGACAGACGCGGCCGTGTACGTATTGTGAATGATATGGCCTTGAAAATGCTGGGCATGGCTAAAGAAGATGTAATGGGTTATAACATGTTAAGTGTGCTTAACCTAGAAGATGAGTTCGCACTTGATGAAATGCAAGAAAACAATAATAGTTTCTTACTAGATATTAATGAAGCTGAAGGTATTATTGCGCGTGTAAGTTTCAGTACAATCGTTCAAGATACAGGTTTCGTGTCAGGTTATATTGCTGTGCTGCATGATGTAACTGAGCAGCAGCAAGTTGAACAAGAACGCCGCGAATTTGTTGCGAACGTTTCACACGAACTGCGTACACCGCTGACTTCTATGAACAGCTATCTTGAAGCCTTAGAAGAAGGTGCTTGGCAAGATCCTGAGATTGCGCCGCAATTCTTATCTGTCACAAGAGAAGAAACAGTACGTATGATTCGTTTGGTAAATGACTTGCTTAACTTATCGCGTATGGACAATGATTCAGAACAAATTACCAAAGAGATTGTAGATTTCAACATGTTTATTAATAAAATTATCAACCGTCATGAAATGGCGGCGAAAGATGTGACATTTGTACGAGATATTCCTGAAGAGACCATCTTTACAGAAATTGACCCGGATAAGATGACACAAGTATTTGATAATGTGATTACCAATGCGATGAAATATTCGCGCGGCAATAAACGAGTTGAGTTTCACGTGAAACCGAACCCATTATATAACCGTATGACAATTCGTATTAAAGATAATGGTATCGGTATTCCGATTAATAAAGTAGATAAAATCTTTGATCGCTTCTTCCGTGTAGATAAAGCACGTACACGCAAGATGGGCGGTACTGGTTTAGGGCTGGCGATTTCAAAAGAGATTGTGGAAGCACATAACGGCCGTATTTGGGCAAACAGCGTCGAGGGTCAAGGAACATCAATCTTCATCACGTTACCGTGTGAAGTTATAGAAGATGGTGATTGGGATGAGGCATAA
- a CDS encoding IS3 family transposase (programmed frameshift), which translates to MSKYLESDIKLFLLTFSLIDEGYSCNEAIEKSGIELNRKQVMFKYHQYKVHGVEVLLPKKSNNTYSKAFKETIVQEYLTEGVSAVDLAIKYNIPAYSTVRDWIKRYTLGKENVSYSLLLGVYSMKARKTTFEERVEIVEACIESEKDYKKTALKYNVNYGQVYSWVKKYEQFGSAGLVDGRGKGKPTQTMTDEEQALAKTKALEERIKYLEMENKILKKLKEKEREDQSPFRQIVEYLVIEDLKNEYPITLLCKVVGISRASYYKWRKRREFKTQREIEDEILMKEILWIFNKYNGLYGYRRIRIYICLRLDKKVSRKRVYRLMKKLGLKSCIRAARKRYRPSTPTITAENLLDREFSETEANKKWVTDVTELILENGRKFYLSAIRDLGTGKIVSYDISYSNNNQLVFNTFNKALKKVKNISGLILHSDRGFQYTSKHFKFLLDEQGVIQSMSRVGRCIDNSPMESFWGIMKSEIYRGNRHYKFKDIKTARSQFKEYIDFYNNERITLEMERLIA; encoded by the exons ATGTCTAAATATCTCGAAAGTGACATTAAATTATTTCTCTTAACATTTAGTTTAATAGATGAAGGTTATAGTTGTAATGAAGCTATAGAAAAGAGTGGTATAGAATTAAATCGTAAACAGGTGATGTTTAAATATCACCAATATAAAGTACATGGCGTTGAGGTACTATTACCAAAGAAAAGCAATAATACTTATAGTAAAGCATTTAAAGAAACAATTGTTCAGGAATACTTAACTGAAGGTGTTTCTGCTGTTGATTTAGCAATAAAATATAATATTCCAGCATATTCTACTGTTAGGGATTGGATAAAACGATATACTTTAGGAAAAGAGAATGTTTCATATTCTCTATTACTAGGGGTGTATTCAATGAAAGCGAGAAAAACAACGTTCGAAGAACGTGTAGAAATAGTAGAAGCATGTATTGAGTCAGAAAAAGATTATAAGAAAACAGCTTTAAAATATAATGTTAATTATGGCCAAGTATATAGTTGGGTTAAAAAATATGAACAATTTGGAAGTGCCGGTCTTGTAGACGGAAGAGGTAAAGGTAAGCCAACTCAGACAATGACTGATGAAGAACAAGCATTAGCTAAAACAAAAGCTCTTGAAGAAAGAATCAAATACTTAGAAATGGAAAACAAGATTTTAAAAAAGTTGAAGGAGAAAGAAAGAGAG GATCAATCGCCGTTTAGACAAATAGTTGAGTACCTTGTAATAGAAGACTTAAAAAATGAATATCCAATAACTCTGTTATGTAAGGTGGTTGGAATTTCTAGAGCCAGTTATTATAAGTGGAGAAAGAGAAGAGAATTTAAAACACAGCGTGAAATTGAAGATGAAATATTAATGAAAGAAATCTTGTGGATTTTCAATAAATACAACGGTTTATATGGTTATCGTCGTATTCGTATATATATCTGTTTAAGACTGGATAAAAAAGTAAGTCGTAAACGAGTATATCGTTTAATGAAAAAATTAGGTCTAAAATCTTGCATACGTGCTGCAAGAAAAAGATATAGACCCTCAACACCTACTATTACTGCAGAGAATTTATTAGATAGAGAATTTAGTGAAACGGAAGCTAACAAAAAATGGGTAACAGATGTGACAGAACTTATTTTAGAAAATGGAAGGAAATTTTATTTAAGCGCTATCAGAGATCTCGGAACAGGTAAAATTGTAAGCTATGATATAAGTTATTCAAATAACAATCAGCTGGTTTTTAATACTTTCAATAAAGCGTTAAAGAAAGTGAAAAATATAAGCGGCTTAATACTACATAGCGACAGAGGTTTTCAATATACAAGCAAACATTTTAAATTCTTGCTCGATGAGCAAGGTGTTATTCAAAGCATGTCACGAGTCGGACGATGCATAGATAATAGTCCAATGGAATCATTTTGGGGAATAATGAAATCAGAAATTTATCGCGGTAATAGACATTATAAATTCAAGGATATAAAAACTGCACGCTCGCAGTTTAAAGAATACATTGATTTTTACAACAATGAGAGAATTACTTTGGAAATGGAAAGATTAATTGCTTAA
- a CDS encoding YycH family regulatory protein has product MRHKEAAKSVILTLLVLMSIVLTYLMWNFSPDLANLESQDNKKDTQNTIGKANSESMESVITPYQVVISDSDQSEGALETRHMNRKIVKVLKNQEIKNANEVYHAHNLFIPELSDRFLVLDFSYDMPLSMYLGQVLNMDAKVSNKFNFNRLIIDADQKNTAVIYAIGSDHHHVMRMNTSISSKNVKDLEDKIQPDLSPFADIITNKNTIDASTHIFAPEKPKHLKTYRTIFNHISVEAMNSILFNDSVVVRSTKSGSTTYNNNTGVASYDSKNESYRYTNLSEDESKSKNMLETIPSTFDYINAHGGFTDDFRLFDTDETSGELTYQSFLNGVPVFNKNNLSTIQVAWGEKGIFSYARALLKTNITIDSDEDKKDLPGAETVRSNLANNPNIDFKKVTNMTIGYTMKDKEKDDIEVQRNSEYEPQWYIQYDGEWHAYSNGGLEE; this is encoded by the coding sequence ATGAGGCATAAAGAAGCCGCAAAATCAGTCATACTTACACTTTTGGTGCTGATGAGTATTGTCTTAACGTATTTGATGTGGAATTTCTCACCGGACTTGGCGAATCTTGAAAGTCAGGATAATAAGAAAGATACACAAAATACTATCGGCAAGGCGAACTCTGAATCTATGGAGAGTGTGATAACACCTTATCAAGTGGTTATCTCTGATAGTGATCAATCTGAAGGTGCATTAGAAACACGCCATATGAATCGGAAAATTGTCAAAGTATTAAAGAACCAAGAAATTAAGAATGCTAATGAGGTGTATCATGCGCATAACTTGTTTATTCCAGAGTTGAGCGATCGCTTCTTAGTTCTTGATTTTTCTTATGATATGCCTTTATCTATGTATTTAGGACAAGTCTTGAATATGGATGCGAAGGTCTCAAATAAATTCAATTTCAACCGTTTGATTATCGATGCTGATCAAAAGAATACTGCAGTGATTTATGCAATCGGCAGTGATCATCATCATGTAATGCGTATGAATACATCGATTTCAAGCAAGAATGTGAAAGATTTAGAAGACAAGATTCAACCGGATTTATCACCTTTCGCAGATATTATTACGAATAAAAATACAATAGATGCCTCTACGCATATTTTCGCACCAGAGAAGCCTAAACACTTAAAGACATATCGTACTATCTTTAACCATATCAGTGTAGAAGCGATGAACTCTATTCTCTTTAATGATTCTGTCGTGGTACGCAGTACTAAGAGCGGTAGCACGACTTATAATAACAATACAGGTGTTGCGAGCTATGATTCTAAAAATGAATCGTATCGTTACACGAATCTGTCTGAAGATGAATCGAAATCTAAAAATATGTTGGAAACTATACCAAGTACATTTGATTATATTAATGCACATGGCGGATTCACAGATGATTTCCGATTATTTGATACAGATGAAACTTCTGGTGAACTCACATATCAAAGTTTCTTAAACGGTGTGCCTGTCTTTAATAAAAATAATTTAAGTACGATTCAAGTCGCTTGGGGAGAGAAAGGCATTTTCAGTTATGCACGTGCCTTGCTTAAAACGAATATCACTATCGACAGCGATGAAGATAAGAAAGACTTGCCAGGTGCTGAAACGGTACGTTCCAACCTTGCGAATAACCCGAATATCGACTTTAAGAAAGTAACTAACATGACGATTGGTTATACGATGAAAGATAAAGAGAAAGACGATATTGAGGTACAGCGCAACAGTGAATATGAACCGCAATGGTATATTCAATACGATGGTGAATGGCATGCTTACTCGAATGGAGGTCTTGAAGAATGA
- a CDS encoding DNA cytosine methyltransferase gives MKNHSILKTIYQWRRQYVRENKAGVVPTLTANMGTGGHNVPIILSDSGIRKLTPRETFNAQGFPMDFKLPENMSNGQLYKQAGNSVLVPVVKRIATNIEKALDTVTKNEKIS, from the coding sequence ATGAAAAATCATTCAATTCTAAAAACTATTTATCAATGGAGAAGACAGTATGTCAGAGAAAATAAGGCAGGGGTAGTACCAACTTTAACTGCTAATATGGGAACAGGAGGCCACAATGTTCCAATTATTCTTTCTGATAGCGGTATAAGAAAATTAACTCCTAGAGAAACATTTAATGCACAAGGGTTTCCAATGGATTTCAAGTTACCTGAAAATATGTCGAATGGGCAATTATATAAACAAGCTGGCAATAGTGTCTTGGTTCCTGTTGTAAAAAGAATAGCAACGAATATAGAGAAAGCTCTGGATACAGTTACAAAAAATGAAAAAATCAGCTAA